One region of Mucilaginibacter sp. 14171R-50 genomic DNA includes:
- a CDS encoding type III restriction-modification system endonuclease: protein MKLQFKEQQFQIQAVKAVVECFIGQPLETTRFTLERSANIVRKAKAAARGENLLELEDDVLESIGYRNRPLQLTDNQVLKNIQQVQLSNDLFESDKIERPRGLKLGYNFTIEMETGTGKTYTYIRTMYELHKNYGWSKFIIIVPSIAIREGVYKSFEVTQEHFQEIYGHKIKPFIYNSSRPQDIENFAADSRISVMIINTQAFNAKGKDARRIFMEIDSFQTRRPIDIIAQTNPILIIDEPQSVDGDKTLEGMQEFNPLFTLRYSATHKTEYNKIYRLDALDAYNKKLVKKIQVKGINLKNSTGTTGYLYLEQIVVNGNQPPMALLEYEKRSGTGVKRIRQKVAEGTNLYELSGEMPQYKHHVVQGIDGYFNKVTINGQELFAGEAIGDLDEKAFRRIQIRETIISHLTKEKALFDKGIKVLSLFFIDSVEKYRIYSKDGEEQLGEYAQIFEEEYNLVKNDFIDLFHQEYNQYLHDNDPALSHKAYMPEGYLEYLGRDDAHRVHNGYFSIDKQKKLIDPSVKKAKGGEETESDDISAYDLIMKDKERLLSFEEPTRFIFSHSALKEGWDNPNVFQICALKHSDATIRRRQEVGRGMRLSVDRHGIRQDFDTVADQVHEINKLTVIASESYEEFAKGLQSEIAATLKNRPQKAGVDYFVGKLLKNEAGAELRIDEDTAKKLNKFLYKNDILDDDDKITADGRKFIEANKVPVPENLEPFKTAITVLLKSIFSGEVPLPENDRDSIEVTINTNFHKKEFQALWDKINIKSTYEVNFDSQKLIADSKNRINADLHIQERSYEVKSGELQQSSKAQLENKESFKETDRTTRKLNSDIYTNVVYDLVGEIVNYTNLTRYTVVQILKSIEPQKFLLVRRNPEEFIAKCSKLINEVKASLIINNIVYHKTEDRHDAKTVFTNDRSTIRRTELLKKHIYDYLTTDSGIEAKFAEALENSTEVIVYAKLPKTFYITTPVANYSPDWAIVFDKEKVRHIYFVAETKGSDSDLELKEIEQLKIHCASQHFNAISGNEVKFSKLKTYDQLLEIVQVK from the coding sequence ATGAAATTACAGTTTAAAGAACAGCAATTTCAAATACAGGCAGTTAAAGCAGTCGTTGAGTGCTTTATTGGACAGCCGTTGGAGACTACGCGTTTCACATTGGAGAGAAGCGCTAATATTGTGCGTAAAGCTAAGGCCGCCGCCCGAGGCGAAAATCTTTTAGAGTTAGAAGACGATGTATTAGAGAGCATCGGTTACCGTAATAGGCCGTTACAGCTTACAGACAACCAAGTACTCAAAAATATACAGCAGGTGCAACTTTCAAATGACCTGTTTGAAAGCGATAAAATCGAGCGTCCACGCGGATTAAAATTAGGCTATAACTTTACGATTGAGATGGAGACAGGTACCGGTAAAACCTATACCTATATCCGCACGATGTATGAGCTGCATAAGAATTATGGCTGGAGTAAGTTCATAATCATTGTACCCAGTATTGCTATTCGCGAGGGCGTTTATAAATCTTTCGAGGTAACGCAAGAACACTTCCAGGAAATTTACGGGCACAAAATAAAGCCGTTTATCTACAATTCCAGCCGTCCGCAGGATATTGAGAATTTTGCCGCCGATAGCCGTATCAGCGTAATGATTATTAATACGCAAGCATTTAATGCCAAGGGGAAAGACGCACGGCGTATTTTTATGGAGATAGATAGTTTCCAGACGCGTAGGCCAATTGATATTATCGCCCAAACTAACCCCATATTGATTATTGACGAACCACAATCCGTTGATGGTGACAAGACGTTAGAGGGGATGCAGGAGTTCAATCCGCTATTTACACTGCGGTATTCTGCAACACATAAAACGGAATACAACAAAATTTACCGACTGGACGCATTGGATGCGTATAACAAGAAGCTGGTAAAGAAAATTCAAGTTAAGGGCATCAATCTCAAAAACTCCACAGGTACCACAGGCTATTTGTATTTGGAGCAAATTGTGGTGAATGGCAATCAACCGCCAATGGCCTTACTAGAGTACGAGAAACGAAGCGGAACGGGTGTAAAAAGAATTCGTCAAAAGGTTGCAGAGGGTACGAACCTCTATGAACTATCAGGCGAAATGCCGCAATACAAGCATCATGTTGTTCAGGGTATCGACGGCTATTTCAATAAGGTAACGATCAATGGTCAGGAACTATTTGCTGGGGAAGCTATTGGCGACTTGGATGAGAAGGCGTTTCGCCGCATTCAGATCAGAGAAACAATTATCTCGCATCTTACCAAGGAGAAGGCCTTATTCGATAAAGGCATTAAAGTTTTGAGCTTGTTTTTCATTGATTCCGTTGAAAAATACCGTATTTACAGCAAAGACGGCGAAGAACAGTTGGGTGAATACGCGCAGATATTTGAAGAAGAATATAACCTTGTCAAAAACGATTTTATTGATTTATTTCATCAAGAATATAACCAATACCTGCACGATAACGATCCTGCGCTGAGCCATAAAGCATATATGCCAGAGGGGTATTTGGAATACCTGGGCCGCGACGATGCCCATCGCGTGCATAATGGTTACTTTTCGATAGATAAGCAAAAAAAGCTAATTGATCCGAGTGTAAAAAAGGCAAAAGGTGGCGAGGAAACGGAATCTGATGATATCAGCGCCTACGATTTAATCATGAAGGATAAGGAGCGCTTGTTAAGCTTTGAAGAGCCAACGCGCTTTATCTTTTCCCACTCCGCGCTGAAAGAGGGTTGGGACAACCCGAATGTGTTCCAAATTTGTGCGCTAAAGCATTCGGACGCTACCATTCGTCGCCGTCAGGAAGTTGGACGCGGGATGCGTCTATCCGTTGACAGGCATGGCATCCGGCAGGATTTTGATACGGTTGCCGACCAGGTTCACGAGATCAACAAGCTAACCGTGATTGCCTCAGAAAGCTATGAGGAATTTGCCAAAGGTCTTCAAAGCGAAATTGCAGCGACGCTTAAAAATCGTCCGCAGAAAGCCGGAGTAGACTATTTTGTTGGCAAGCTTTTAAAGAACGAAGCAGGCGCTGAACTACGCATCGATGAGGATACAGCGAAGAAGCTCAACAAGTTTCTATATAAAAACGACATTCTTGACGATGATGATAAGATCACTGCTGATGGCCGCAAATTCATAGAAGCGAATAAGGTACCCGTTCCAGAAAACCTGGAACCTTTTAAGACAGCCATTACTGTGTTGTTGAAGTCTATCTTCAGCGGCGAGGTACCTTTGCCCGAAAATGACCGAGATTCCATCGAAGTAACCATTAATACCAATTTCCACAAGAAGGAGTTTCAGGCACTTTGGGACAAAATTAACATCAAGTCGACCTACGAGGTTAACTTTGATTCCCAGAAACTGATTGCGGACAGCAAAAACCGCATCAATGCTGACCTGCACATTCAGGAGCGTAGCTACGAGGTAAAAAGTGGCGAACTTCAGCAGAGTTCAAAAGCACAGCTGGAAAACAAGGAAAGCTTTAAAGAAACCGATAGAACGACACGAAAGCTGAACTCTGACATTTACACAAATGTTGTCTATGATCTGGTCGGTGAAATCGTCAATTACACCAACTTGACCAGGTATACCGTTGTTCAGATACTGAAAAGCATCGAACCACAGAAGTTTCTATTGGTACGACGCAATCCGGAAGAGTTTATTGCCAAATGCAGCAAGCTGATTAACGAGGTCAAGGCCAGTCTGATTATCAACAACATTGTTTATCATAAGACTGAAGATCGACATGATGCAAAAACCGTATTTACAAATGACCGGTCAACGATCAGACGTACGGAATTGCTGAAAAAGCATATTTACGATTACCTAACCACTGATTCCGGCATTGAAGCTAAGTTTGCTGAAGCACTCGAAAATAGTACTGAAGTAATCGTTTATGCTAAGCTGCCGAAAACGTTTTACATTACAACGCCAGTGGCTAACTACAGCCCGGATTGGGCAATCGTATTTGACAAAGAAAAGGTACGGCACATTTATTTCGTTGCTGAAACCAAAGGCTCAGATTCCGATTTAGAACTGAAGGAAATTGAACAACTAAAAATTCATTGTGCCTCTCAACACTTTAATGCGATCAGTGGCAACGAGGTTAAATTTTCAAAATTGAAGACGTATGATCAATTACTGGAGATCGTACAAGTAAAATAA
- a CDS encoding helicase-related protein, translating to MKLLDNINNRLVDELKLEIKKASKLSIAASSFSIYAFEALKKELKGIDELQFIFTSPAFIEEKFQKISREFYIPHIFNESHLCGGEFELRLKNELNQRAIAKECSNWVKEKVVFKSNLEPGLHLNGMIHIKNDAENQVAYTNISGFTTSDLGVTPKKGFPTLIHKVDFPQSKAYLDYFNQVWENEDDLKDVTLSVQQYFENAYKENSPEFIYFVTLYNIFSNFLSDLSLDNVPNEETGFKETVIWNRLFNFQRDAVIGAINKLEKYNGCIIADSVGLGKTFSALGVIKYYEKRNKDVLVLCPKKLEANWNTFRHNDKNNILAKDRFRYDVLFHTDLSRESGTSNGRNLEAVNWGNYGLVVIDESHNFRNNNTIAGKETRYQKLLRKIIQEGIETKVLMLSATPVNNRFNDLRNQLALAYEGASTVIDSKLETTQGIEQVFRRAQQSFNIWSKYPTGQRTTERLLEMLDFDFFEILDSLTIARSRKHITTYYDTADIGKFPTRNKPLSIYSPLAEHDGVTFQDIAERLSLLNLSVYSPLNYILPSKVNYYADLYDKKVKSGTFTQKDREKSLQLLMRINLLKRIESSVDSFSLTLTNICSQIEASLSAIAKKETDAAVSAAEVDVLSEEMDWEPEWGDEENVIGKSVKVRVVDMDTTRWKEDLASDLNIIRELLSDIAKLSGERDLKLDRLKELIAQKINNPINPGNKKIIVFTAFADTANYLYRNLKDYVKENYGINTALITGSTRQCSAKEIPTDLNALLTCFSPISKGKAQILPNIVESIDLIIATDCISEGQNLQDCDYLINYDIHWNPVRIIQRFGRIDRIGSINTAITMVNFWPDVTLDAYINLKQRVESKMLISNLASTGDDNILNTEEKDLEYRKIQLRKLQEEVVDLEDLREGVSITDLGLNDFRIDLSNLIKEYGELKNIPTGLHAVTKSFDDAQKGVIFVLQNVNSEINIDKLNRLHPYYLVYLDNDGQVIHGHFDAKKTLDIIRLLSKGRKEPLADLAEQFSAETNEYKEMGLYSNLLKKSIGSILKNEEEKDVLSLFKAGGTTALRDKIKGIEDFKLISFLVVK from the coding sequence ATGAAGTTGCTGGACAATATAAATAACCGTTTGGTAGATGAATTGAAGCTGGAAATAAAGAAAGCCAGCAAGTTATCTATTGCGGCTTCATCCTTCTCAATTTACGCTTTCGAAGCGCTAAAAAAGGAGCTAAAAGGGATTGATGAGCTTCAGTTTATTTTTACTTCGCCAGCATTCATTGAAGAAAAGTTCCAAAAAATATCCAGGGAATTTTATATCCCGCATATTTTTAATGAAAGCCATCTATGTGGAGGTGAATTTGAGTTGCGACTTAAAAATGAACTCAACCAGCGAGCGATTGCTAAAGAGTGCTCAAACTGGGTGAAAGAAAAGGTCGTATTCAAATCTAACCTCGAGCCAGGTTTGCATCTGAATGGGATGATTCACATTAAGAATGATGCGGAAAATCAAGTTGCCTACACTAATATTAGCGGCTTTACAACATCAGATTTAGGCGTAACGCCGAAGAAAGGCTTTCCAACACTTATTCATAAAGTCGATTTTCCGCAAAGCAAAGCCTACCTGGATTATTTTAATCAGGTATGGGAAAACGAGGATGATTTAAAAGACGTTACACTCTCCGTACAACAATATTTTGAGAATGCTTATAAAGAAAATAGCCCAGAGTTTATTTATTTCGTTACGCTCTATAACATCTTTAGTAACTTCTTAAGCGACCTATCGCTTGATAATGTGCCCAACGAAGAAACCGGTTTTAAAGAAACCGTTATCTGGAATAGGCTTTTTAACTTCCAGCGTGATGCAGTAATCGGTGCCATTAATAAGCTTGAAAAATATAATGGCTGCATCATTGCTGATAGTGTCGGTCTAGGGAAAACCTTTTCAGCGCTTGGCGTTATCAAATACTACGAAAAGCGAAATAAAGATGTATTGGTGCTTTGTCCTAAAAAACTTGAAGCAAATTGGAATACGTTTCGCCATAATGATAAAAACAATATCCTGGCTAAAGATCGTTTCCGTTATGATGTTCTTTTTCATACGGACTTATCCCGTGAAAGCGGTACTAGCAACGGTAGGAACTTAGAAGCCGTGAACTGGGGGAATTATGGCCTGGTTGTTATCGATGAATCGCACAATTTCAGAAATAACAATACCATTGCCGGTAAAGAGACCCGCTATCAGAAATTACTTAGAAAAATCATTCAGGAAGGGATTGAAACGAAGGTTTTAATGCTTTCAGCCACGCCGGTAAATAACCGTTTCAATGACCTTAGAAACCAGTTGGCCTTAGCTTATGAAGGTGCATCTACTGTCATTGACAGCAAGCTTGAAACTACACAAGGCATCGAGCAGGTTTTCAGAAGGGCGCAGCAATCTTTTAATATCTGGTCAAAATATCCAACAGGGCAAAGAACGACCGAGCGCTTGTTAGAAATGCTGGATTTTGATTTCTTTGAAATACTGGATAGCCTCACAATTGCACGGTCAAGAAAGCATATCACAACCTATTACGACACGGCTGATATTGGCAAATTTCCGACAAGAAACAAACCGCTATCAATTTATTCACCATTGGCTGAACATGACGGGGTAACTTTTCAGGATATTGCGGAACGGTTGTCTTTACTAAACTTGTCCGTTTATTCACCGTTGAACTATATCCTGCCAAGTAAAGTTAATTACTATGCAGATCTTTACGATAAGAAGGTAAAGTCTGGAACATTCACCCAGAAAGATCGTGAGAAGAGCTTACAATTACTAATGCGGATCAATCTTCTGAAAAGAATTGAAAGCTCAGTTGATTCATTCAGCCTGACTCTTACAAATATTTGTAGCCAGATAGAAGCTTCATTGAGTGCTATTGCCAAGAAAGAAACAGATGCTGCCGTGTCGGCAGCAGAAGTAGATGTTCTGTCTGAAGAGATGGACTGGGAACCAGAATGGGGCGATGAAGAAAACGTTATTGGTAAAAGTGTCAAAGTTCGTGTTGTGGACATGGATACCACACGATGGAAAGAAGACCTGGCCAGTGATCTTAATATTATTCGAGAACTTTTATCTGATATTGCTAAACTGTCAGGAGAGAGGGACTTAAAACTTGATAGGCTGAAGGAACTTATCGCCCAGAAAATAAATAATCCGATAAATCCCGGTAATAAGAAGATTATTGTTTTTACTGCTTTTGCAGATACGGCAAATTACCTTTACCGCAACCTCAAAGACTACGTTAAAGAAAATTATGGGATCAACACAGCATTGATAACAGGATCAACACGGCAATGTAGTGCCAAAGAGATTCCGACTGATCTCAATGCCCTTTTAACCTGCTTTTCACCTATTTCTAAAGGCAAGGCACAAATACTTCCCAATATTGTTGAGAGTATCGATCTTATTATTGCTACAGATTGTATTTCTGAAGGCCAGAACCTTCAGGATTGTGATTATCTCATCAATTATGATATTCATTGGAATCCTGTACGCATCATCCAGCGTTTTGGCCGAATTGACCGTATTGGATCAATCAATACTGCCATCACGATGGTCAATTTCTGGCCGGATGTTACGTTAGATGCGTATATCAACTTGAAGCAGAGGGTTGAGAGCAAGATGCTTATTAGCAACCTGGCTAGTACCGGCGATGATAATATCCTTAATACAGAGGAAAAAGATTTAGAGTATCGCAAAATACAGTTGCGTAAACTTCAGGAAGAAGTTGTTGACCTGGAAGATTTACGCGAAGGGGTAAGTATCACAGACTTGGGGCTAAATGATTTTAGGATTGACCTATCCAATCTTATAAAAGAATACGGTGAATTAAAGAACATCCCAACTGGCCTTCATGCTGTTACAAAGTCGTTTGATGATGCTCAGAAGGGCGTTATATTTGTCCTGCAAAATGTTAATTCCGAGATCAATATAGATAAACTAAACCGCCTTCACCCTTATTACTTAGTATACCTTGATAACGACGGCCAAGTCATTCACGGCCACTTTGATGCTAAAAAGACACTCGATATTATTCGACTGCTTTCCAAAGGTAGAAAAGAGCCATTGGCCGATCTTGCAGAACAATTTAGCGCAGAGACGAACGAATACAAAGAGATGGGCTTATATTCAAATCTGCTCAAAAAATCTATTGGTTCTATTCTTAAAAACGAAGAAGAAAAGGACGTTCTCAGCTTATTTAAAGCCGGTGGTACAACTGCCTTGCGTGATAAAATCAAAGGGATAGAAGATTTTAAACTTATCTCTTTCCTTGTTGTGAAATAA
- a CDS encoding DUF4391 domain-containing protein: MSLSEQLPVKTVVNRVIPKNAFDSYTNTKQKKQMVDLIERIRWTNKLSLETINLSGKEITEIQLFEIELRKKESVSDLLKVMDKAIPYHVIFQLHYADESLISTSKKHTHPGDEDTAVIDWTFSTDWFDNKDDNYALKLERNLDYIFLDFCKQLSGRNDKAKSINDLIVFETKIGELTRSITKLNTGISSCKQFNKKVELNTELNKKREQLNLLIFKNTTESTKQ, translated from the coding sequence ATGTCGCTATCCGAACAACTACCTGTCAAAACCGTCGTTAATAGGGTTATCCCTAAAAACGCCTTTGATAGCTATACCAATACTAAGCAAAAAAAGCAGATGGTTGACCTGATTGAACGGATCAGATGGACAAATAAACTTAGCCTCGAGACCATTAATCTAAGCGGCAAAGAAATCACCGAAATTCAACTCTTTGAAATCGAGCTTCGTAAAAAAGAGAGTGTTTCTGATCTGCTCAAAGTTATGGATAAGGCCATTCCTTACCATGTTATTTTTCAACTACATTATGCCGATGAGAGTTTAATATCTACTTCAAAGAAGCATACACATCCCGGAGATGAGGATACCGCAGTCATTGACTGGACATTTTCAACAGATTGGTTTGACAATAAGGATGATAATTACGCTTTAAAATTGGAACGAAATCTCGATTATATTTTTCTCGATTTTTGTAAGCAGCTATCTGGGCGAAACGATAAAGCGAAATCAATAAACGACCTAATAGTTTTTGAAACGAAGATTGGCGAACTGACCAGGTCGATAACAAAGCTCAACACAGGTATCTCTAGTTGTAAACAGTTTAATAAGAAGGTGGAACTCAATACTGAACTGAACAAAAAGAGAGAGCAACTTAATTTGTTAATATTTAAAAACACAACTGAATCGACAAAGCAATGA
- a CDS encoding GIY-YIG nuclease family protein — translation MSSAFGRTIQLFLVDDNPAGLIIASIHGWTGSVAVSTQSTFGRLLERPEVDRTGIYILYGQDPDDASRMKAYIGEADSVKERISDSAGKRGFWETAVVITTSDEALTKGHVRYLEARLIDMAKSANRVTVDNTSNA, via the coding sequence ATGAGCAGTGCATTTGGTAGAACAATACAACTTTTCTTAGTGGATGATAATCCAGCTGGATTGATCATCGCATCGATTCATGGGTGGACTGGTTCAGTTGCCGTTTCAACCCAATCTACTTTTGGCAGATTGTTAGAACGCCCAGAAGTAGATCGCACAGGCATCTATATCTTATATGGTCAAGACCCTGATGATGCCTCTCGCATGAAAGCTTATATTGGTGAAGCGGATAGTGTAAAAGAGCGAATAAGTGACAGCGCAGGTAAAAGAGGTTTTTGGGAAACAGCGGTAGTTATAACAACATCCGATGAGGCGTTAACGAAAGGTCACGTGCGTTATTTAGAAGCGAGATTAATTGATATGGCCAAATCAGCCAACCGTGTGACGGTCGATAACACTTCAAATGCCTGA
- a CDS encoding DUF4357 domain-containing protein, with the protein MPDAERRRLPEADRANMEAFLANLKVILPVVGLDLLKPRPIGVSRPTEAAKETVGQKEQIRFETRHKSGVKAYAVDEDGEFVVQINSEALKDTGYAKNSYKYLKEQLIEDGVLKPTPDGKRYYFSQTYAFKSPSAAGSVILDRNTNGRTRWYVVGTKMNYHEWQSGQMVDELSEDDE; encoded by the coding sequence ATGCCTGATGCGGAACGAAGACGTCTGCCTGAAGCTGATAGGGCTAATATGGAGGCTTTTCTTGCTAATTTGAAAGTAATTTTGCCGGTGGTCGGTTTAGACTTGCTAAAACCGAGGCCAATTGGAGTTAGCAGACCAACCGAAGCCGCTAAAGAAACAGTAGGTCAAAAAGAACAAATAAGATTTGAAACTCGTCATAAATCTGGCGTTAAAGCTTACGCTGTTGATGAAGACGGAGAGTTTGTAGTGCAAATTAATTCTGAAGCGCTTAAAGATACTGGCTATGCAAAAAACAGTTACAAATACCTCAAAGAACAGCTTATAGAAGATGGAGTTTTAAAGCCGACTCCTGATGGAAAGCGTTATTATTTCAGCCAAACCTATGCATTTAAAAGTCCATCAGCCGCTGGATCAGTCATTTTAGACCGAAATACGAATGGACGGACACGTTGGTATGTGGTTGGAACCAAGATGAATTATCATGAATGGCAATCCGGACAGATGGTTGATGAACTTTCTGAGGATGATGAATAA
- a CDS encoding SIR2 family protein codes for MPLVELLSSLVNQKKLIPVIGAGVSAASAGIPGWWGLIKTGLEFAKDRGLSNDHLYKSTEEKLDKNDLVGAAKDLKLLLKAPGGVYRSWLDSQFDGVKIKNEELYNSILKLDASYLITTNYDKLLSEHQLYRENYTWEEPELVRKNIAQEKPFVFHIHGVYTHPQSLIFGGDDYDAIKLNAAYRALINFIWLGKSLLFLGCSKDGVLDEDFKLTIQTFTDAFTDSAHEHYILLKSADADSKSIKDFLHKYRIQIIVFGDRNDQLPVFIDSFNPNENLNRNKLNTYKFLEQCIADISAGKKVQITLKDEWGPDSAAVLRDLFDKRQEFSTNKRNELRAIQSLVASFITVKELAEAAYWVSETPSNKDRLAGLPIIERAIKADQMLRAFPEEILRRINRKNRSIIHPYWFTGELTYHITRYEMLKQQDKADHFGDRYDYENLTRIITSLHKVLLVDPKEIYSELSPKVSLLPAPVEHGILLIVGSEISVRNPKMFENKLASIAAEDSLEFEQANLVSFRGRRIVVGHNKEVAFTWDPMKDSFIKPYHTLTTESEIHESGYDFDKDGKLICWVLAGGQFRTFVNFKEEQIISLPNSYQSFTLLDTASRVAFLSRNKIMLRELTKDEYLATPNSDEILQQLLKDPFFKMYFDQKVDEIKKGDDFLNDELKKEPLVLDFEALKTLLIEGQEFLCSRANIKSKFSTHFSVILFFEDSGSGLMLQGYFLQKDSLLFDFDIKNDLLITAVSYDVKPVSLFGIYKKAQTGRLFSFIEVELGCSFPKFKFHMLGAVMGKNSSELWITTEWNDVYRYYTDTKLLQLQKNDWGKQFIKGLTTF; via the coding sequence ATGCCTTTAGTTGAACTTTTATCAAGCCTAGTCAACCAAAAAAAATTAATACCTGTAATCGGTGCAGGCGTATCTGCCGCTTCAGCTGGCATACCCGGCTGGTGGGGGCTTATCAAGACTGGTCTAGAGTTTGCAAAAGATCGTGGCCTTTCAAATGACCATCTATACAAAAGTACTGAAGAGAAGTTAGATAAGAATGACTTGGTAGGTGCCGCTAAAGACCTGAAACTATTGCTGAAGGCACCTGGTGGTGTTTACCGAAGTTGGTTGGATTCACAGTTCGACGGGGTAAAGATCAAAAATGAAGAACTTTATAATAGTATTTTAAAGCTTGACGCATCATATCTGATAACAACTAACTACGATAAATTACTCAGTGAGCATCAACTTTACAGGGAAAATTATACTTGGGAAGAGCCTGAACTTGTCAGGAAAAACATAGCTCAGGAAAAGCCCTTTGTATTTCATATCCATGGGGTCTATACCCATCCCCAAAGTCTAATCTTTGGTGGGGATGATTATGACGCGATAAAGTTAAACGCTGCCTACCGCGCACTAATTAACTTCATATGGCTCGGCAAATCGTTGTTGTTTCTTGGCTGCAGTAAAGACGGTGTTTTGGACGAAGATTTCAAACTGACCATTCAAACGTTCACAGACGCTTTTACGGATTCGGCGCATGAGCATTATATCCTGTTAAAAAGTGCGGACGCAGACAGTAAATCCATTAAAGATTTTCTTCATAAATACCGGATACAGATCATCGTTTTTGGAGATCGAAACGATCAACTACCAGTCTTTATTGATAGCTTCAATCCGAATGAGAACCTCAATCGCAATAAATTAAATACATATAAATTTCTAGAGCAATGCATTGCGGATATAAGTGCAGGTAAAAAGGTTCAAATTACATTGAAAGATGAATGGGGACCCGATTCAGCAGCGGTATTAAGGGATTTATTTGACAAACGGCAGGAATTTTCGACCAATAAAAGGAATGAGTTAAGAGCCATTCAGAGTTTGGTCGCTAGTTTCATTACGGTAAAGGAGCTGGCAGAAGCAGCATATTGGGTTTCCGAAACTCCAAGCAATAAAGATCGTTTAGCCGGGCTACCGATCATCGAACGGGCAATTAAAGCAGATCAAATGCTTAGGGCGTTTCCCGAAGAAATTTTAAGAAGAATAAACCGAAAGAATAGATCCATTATTCACCCTTACTGGTTTACCGGCGAACTTACATATCACATTACTAGATATGAAATGCTTAAACAACAGGATAAAGCTGATCATTTTGGTGACCGCTATGACTACGAAAACTTAACGCGTATCATTACTTCCCTCCACAAGGTACTTCTGGTAGATCCTAAAGAAATTTATTCGGAATTATCACCCAAAGTAAGTCTTTTACCAGCACCTGTTGAACATGGCATTTTGCTAATTGTTGGCAGTGAAATATCCGTAAGAAACCCAAAGATGTTTGAAAACAAGCTCGCCAGTATTGCTGCAGAAGACAGTTTGGAATTTGAACAGGCGAATTTAGTTTCATTCCGAGGCAGAAGAATAGTGGTGGGTCACAATAAAGAAGTTGCTTTTACTTGGGATCCTATGAAAGATAGCTTCATTAAACCGTATCATACCCTTACCACAGAAAGTGAAATACATGAGTCAGGCTACGATTTTGATAAAGATGGGAAACTAATATGCTGGGTATTAGCCGGAGGACAATTCAGGACGTTTGTGAATTTTAAGGAAGAACAAATCATTTCTTTACCTAATAGTTACCAGTCATTTACTCTATTAGATACCGCTTCAAGAGTTGCATTCCTCTCACGAAACAAAATAATGCTCCGAGAACTAACTAAGGATGAATATTTGGCGACACCTAACTCAGATGAAATTCTGCAACAATTATTGAAAGACCCGTTCTTTAAAATGTATTTTGATCAGAAGGTTGATGAAATCAAAAAAGGCGATGACTTCTTGAATGACGAGCTGAAAAAGGAACCTCTTGTCTTAGATTTTGAAGCCTTGAAAACATTATTAATAGAGGGGCAGGAATTTCTATGCAGTCGTGCTAATATAAAGTCGAAGTTTAGTACGCATTTCAGTGTAATTCTGTTTTTTGAGGATTCAGGATCAGGTTTGATGTTGCAGGGTTACTTTCTGCAAAAAGACAGTTTGCTTTTTGATTTTGACATAAAGAACGATCTTTTGATAACCGCCGTATCATATGACGTGAAACCAGTCAGTTTATTTGGAATATACAAAAAAGCGCAAACCGGACGGTTATTCAGTTTTATAGAAGTGGAGTTAGGTTGTTCCTTCCCCAAATTTAAATTTCACATGCTTGGTGCGGTGATGGGAAAAAACTCGTCCGAACTTTGGATTACTACGGAGTGGAACGATGTTTACCGATATTACACCGATACCAAACTCCTACAACTGCAAAAGAATGATTGGGGTAAACAGTTTATTAAAGGCTTGACCACTTTTTAA